A part of Cryptococcus neoformans var. neoformans JEC21 chromosome 4 sequence genomic DNA contains:
- a CDS encoding chromatin binding protein, putative produces the protein MAISTTAPPPTATRTPNYVPSSTLSAHSRAVTALRFSPDGTLLASAGADGWLHFWHPTSGEHIRGFRAHKAGINDITISPDSLYIATASDDHTSDIHLLHPTPGVTFYPPPLEPSDASDTEDHPIAPVPPQSSVSSSSTVPAIRHLVSHTAPVLSVAFSPKSNLLATGSFDESTIIWDVKRGKALRQLPAHADAVWCVAWDAEGEMVLTAGADGLIRLWDASTGQCLKTLDNDTNSPISYAAFTPSSVFLQASTLSSTLRIYNIHTGKVIKTIRAPGTFVSERWPCPAVIYEGLPPLFQGTESNGHLDPLKEEKMDVDCVDRDPEPAKPPVVVSNVKTKMRDAWIISGSENGKLIIWDIQSKRVLQVLEGDLSHRCSVVALAVSPDGRTIASGSLEPEKVIKLWRDAE, from the exons ATGGCAATTTCAACAACTGCCCCTCCCCCGACCGCGACGCGGACCCCAAACTATGTCCCGAGTTCTACTCTCTCAGCTCACTCTCGGGCCGTTACGGCTCTGCGATTTTCTCCAGACGGCACGTTGCTGGCCAGTGCGGGTGCCGACGGCTGGCTTCACTTCTG GCATCCAACTAGTGGAGAACATATCCGTGGATTCCGTGCCCACAAAGCAG GTATCAACGACATCACAATATCCCCAGACTCCCTCTACATTGCCACGGCTTCGGATGATCACACTTCAGACATTCACCTTCTGCACCCGACACCGGGAGTAACTTTTTACCCGCCACCTCTAGAACCTTCTGATGCTTCAGATACGGAAGATCACCCTATAGCTCCAGTGCCTCCTCAATCGTctgtatcatcatcatccacggTTCCAGCTATACGTCACCTTGTCTCACACACCGCCCCCGTGCTTTCTGTTGCCTTTTCTCCCAAATCCAATCTCCTCGCGACTGGTAGTTTTGATGAATCGACGATAATATGGGACGTCAAAAGGGGCAAAGCCTTGAGGCAACTGCCTGCACATGCAGACGCTGTGTGGTGTGTGGCTTGGGATGCAGAAGGCGAGATGGTGCTCACAGCTGGCGCAGATGGATTAAT ACGACTGTGGGACGCCAGTACGGGACAGTGTCTCAAAACCCTAGACAACGACACTAATTCCCCTAT CTCATACGCCGCATTCACCCCATCTTCTGTTTTCCTACAAGCTTCCACCCTTTCGTCTACTCTGAGAATATATAACATCCACACGGGCAAAGTTATAAAGACAATACGCGCTCCTGGCACCTTTGTCAGTGAACGATGGCCTTGTCCCGCTGTCATCTACGAGGGTCTACCGCCTCTATTCCAAGGCACCGAGAGCAACGGTCATTTAGATCcgttgaaagaagaaaagatggacgTGGACTGTGTAGACAGAGATCCAGAACCAGCAAAGCCCCCAGTCGTAGTGTCCAATGTCAAGACTAAAATGAGAGATGCGTGGATCATCTCCGGCTCCGAAAATGGCAAGTTGATCATCTGGGATATTCAAAGCAAGCGAGTGCTGCAAGTTTTAGAAGGAGACCTATCACATCGTTGCTCTGTTGTTGCCCTCGCT GTGTCGCCGGACGGAAGGACGATCGCTAGTGGATCGTTAGAGCCTGAAAAAGTCATCAAGCTTTGGAGGGACGCAGAATAG
- a CDS encoding cytoplasm protein, putative, producing MQKGGSVKTYVKHIERGVDELNADPKSLLVFSGGATRHPPSPPIPEALSYYRLAMALSLIPSTSIADSPKTAPLPLNLRTATEEYALDSYQNLLFSIARFKEVTGNWPRKITVVGYGMKRLRFENLHRAALRFPSSAFHYIGIDDAGDTSAHYAGELKYGYLPFLSSPSGCHPPLSIKRLLRNPYARYHPYFTSCPELADLFEWCPAIQSIKGEETWEARNSDVGMGYPGRVPWDDKEQVTWDRERD from the exons ATGCAGAAGGGCGGAAGCGTGAAAACGTATGTAAAGCATATCGAACGGGGCGTGGACGAGCTGAACGCCGATCCGAAATCGCTCCTCGTGTTCTCTGG CGGCGCGACCAGACATCCTCCCTCACCGCCCATCCCCGAAGCTCTCTCCTACTATCGTCTCGCCATGGCGCTCTCACTCATCCCCTCGACCTCCATCGCCGACTCTCCCAAGACGGCGCCCCTCCCTCTCAACTTGCGGACAGCTACAGAAGAATATGCTCTCGACAGCTATCAAAACTTGCTGTTCTCTATTGCCCGGTTCAAGGAAGTTACAGGCAACTGGCCACGGAAGATCACCGTCGTGGGCTACGGGATGAAGCGTCTGCG CTTTGAAAACCTCCACAGAGCAGCTCTTCGCTTCCCGTCATCCGCGTTCCACTATATCGGGATAGACGACGCCGGCGATACGTCCGCCCACTATGCCGGTGAACTCAAGTACGGAtaccttcccttcctctcctccccgTCAGGCTGCCATCCGCCTCTTTCGATCAAACGCCTCCTCAGGAACCCGTACGCGAGATATCATCCATACTTTACAAGCTGTCCCGAACTCGCAGACTTGTTCGAATGGTGCCCCGCTATCCAGAGTATCAAGGGTGAAGAAACGTGGGAGGCAAGGAATTCAGACGTTGGTATGGGCTATCCTGGGAGGGTGCCCTGGGACGATAAGGAACAAGTCACTTGGGATAGAGAAAGGGATTGA
- a CDS encoding vacuolar membrane protein, putative: MLSPANVPLPSSPAPTASRRSSSSSTPFQPSPLTALRPRSPAPRPHDDDDPFSEGATVSVNQPVGSISISPSSRDVCLASRKGLYILDLANLNNAPRFVPQGGAWQIADVQWSPHPATSSLILSTSSQKLLVWDLAAPRPLLTSFDAHSRAITDINWHALNPNLMATVSMDAGIRGWDMRCFDRPVMRLCDWGAAGTQVKWNRRHDHLIATAHGNIVHVWDDRKGSVPVTTIHAHDAKIYGIDWDRQYRHKLVTCSLDKTVKFWTVPELGGSSDSSMVYHSSLPALSSPSYTISTHYPVWRARNLPFGRGVLALPQRGEKALEMFGMDDDAPVERFQGHENVVKDFVWRMRGGNDSSFDDREFQLVTWSKDRTLRIWPVSRELEERVGWQYGAPIKALVSRRGAPDVTYTKDPFNTDIDAPRLPPPVVNHHPANPSNLTRQRSARPEAQPGMTRGGNKVRRMDQLEWLTKVVKNAPSPESSLMSSRIASVSRTRRPASRAASRLDSRSASAEDRQEWKNLKDEVVAVSRIYPRPKINFEKIDLAHRKLTISMQGPWANGDRQAFMRIHWSFPPNYPYGPEIPTFELERNPTVSPITRQTIVMNIKEMRAHNKQCLIETTGYLLGLHERQGRRRGMDEESDSESSVKGEEKRREDVVPELMLRKTCGATFGPNGQLVCFFPKQVTLPRTRNFSRSPSVTRENPSPMLKAISALTRLQNPHQRAVLRYKPRTRRLDPISSPLPPPAGSTMTIHDVSYLGQPNIHLAKMYGMSVEANMSYALEAKRLDHADVWATVRGILADPPPPYTQLPQLDEKQDRVRRERLIWEKGMERKKKVVDRLFTNLMAQRDVQMLALLSCILLEYTRSMYIPPVAESVTSHSPMQDYFNLRFVPPRPTLNISPVRRRTGSSVIPVSPTNSSSFRTSGWSQILNPSGISLRGALTPKEHTSFSDIPFSRTALSTSYEEQSSPNGLAVAIPTSKRSDSPKPIQGDKSKVFPTSSMSPPPIVTPLRSSGPEKSLYSGGEPRSHKVSFGSASPITRGGRSQSSIGYVGAGGLGSAVTTGPNTPDGERKAAVRDGGVKLDFPKDESSTPSLLPQDMLPLCEAWKLSYADFLLRHHLLGVRMTLLSYRFITSSTSTAVDAASGKSSGIVRAGVGETEKMDEGQSVIRVCVPCSGTPSGTCPSCNKQPQKAVCSYCRVPIKGISMGCTICAHKFHAKCFQRYFLSPVTTPMTCPACSCSCLAHRGISTPLYTVAALPKQSPNITRGGFDRGKMPSENAPLARSRSVPSQGRRGRNSPEEGKSRLTYASLVKLGAIRENFGLGFADGGSSGTASAMGFHADGDGDEVSTDRDKTVREHRGDHRGDGLLARARWGGEGLLHWGSTTHHQ; this comes from the exons ATGCTGTCCCCGGCCAACGTCCCGCTGCCGAGCTCCCCCGCGCCCACCGCGTCCCGGCgctcctcgtcgtcgtccacGCCCTTCCAGCCGTCGCCGCTCACCGCGCTCCGCCCACGCAGCCCGGCCCCGAGGCCgcacgacgacgacgaccCGTTCAGCGAGGGCGCCACCGTCAGCGTGAACCAGCCGGTCggctccatctccatcagcCCGAGCAGCAGGGACGTCTGCCTCGCGTCCAGGAAGGGCCTCTACATCCTCGACCTCGCAAACCTCAACAACGCGCCCAGATTCGTGCCCCAGGGCGGCGCATGGCAGATCGCAGA TGTCCAGTGGTCGCCCCACCCCGCCACCTCCAGCCTGATCCTCTCCACCTCGTCGCAAAAGCTGCTGGTGTGGGACCTCGCCGCGCCGCGTCCGCTCCTCACGTCGTTCGACGCCCATTCACGGGCCATCACAGACATCAACTGGCATGCTCTCAATCCGAACCTGATGGCGACCGTCTCCATGGACGCCGGCATACGGGGATGGGATATGCGATGCTTCGACAGACCGGTCATGCGTCTTTGCGACTGGGGAGCGGCCGGCACGCAGGTGAAATGGAACAGGCGGCATGACCATCTCATCGCGACAGCCCACGGGAACATTGTGCACGTCTGGGACGACAGG AAGGGCTCCGTGCCCGTCACCACTATCCACGCGCATGACGCAAAGATCTACGGTATCGACTGGGATCGCCAGTATCGACATAAGCTCGTGACATGCTCTCTCGATAAAACTGTCAAGTTTTGGACCGTCCCTGAGCTGGGCGGCTCTTCAGACTCGTCAATGGTCTAtcactcttctcttcccgctctctcctctccgtCATACACCATTTCCACTCACTACCCCGTTTGGCGGGCGCGCAACCTCCCCTTTGGCCGCGGCGTACTCGCCCTGCCCCAGCGAGGGGAGAAGGCGCTCGAAATGTTTGGTATGGACGATGACGCCCCCGTCGAACGTTTTCAAGGCCACGAAAATGTGGTCAAGGATTTTGTATGGCGTATGAGAGGCGGGAACGATTCCAGTTTCGACGATCGAGAATTCCAGTTGGTGACCTGGTCCAAGGACAGGACGTTGAGAATATGGCCCGTGTCGAGAGAACTCGAGGAGCGAGTTGGATGGCAGTATGGAGCGCCCATCAAGGCGCTTGTATCTCGACGTGGCGCACCGGATGTCACATATACCAAAGACCCGTTTAACACAGATATCGACGCCCCACGTCTACCACCGCCCGTCGTCAACCACCACCCGGCCAACCCTTCAAACCTGACTCGTCAAAGGTCTGCCAGACCTGAAGCCCAGCCAGGTATGACACGCGGTGGTAACAAGGTCAGGCGCATGGACCAGCTCGAGTGGCTTACCAAGGTCGTCAAGAACGCGCCGAGTCCAGAGTCCAGTCTGATGTCTAGTAGAATCGCCAGCGTCAGTCGGACAAGACGTCCTGCAAGTCGTGCAGCCAGTCGACTAGACAGCAGATCGGCAAGTGCAGAAGACAGGCAAGAATGGAAGAATCTGAAAGATGAAGTTGTTGCAGTGAGCAGAATATACCCCAGGCCGAAAATCAACTTTGAAAAG ATCGATCTTGCCCATCGCAAACTCACGATTTCCATGCAAGGACCATGGGCCAACGGCGATCGACAGGCATTCATGCGTATACATTGGTCTTTCCCTCCCAACTATCCTTACGGTCCAGAGATCCCAACCTTTGAGCTTGAACGTAACCCGACTGTATCCCCGATCACACGCCAGACGATCGTCATGAATATCAAAGAAATGCGAGCTCATAACAAACAATGTCTGATTGAGACAACGGGCTACCTCTTGGGTCTTCATGAGAGACAAGGTAGACGGAGAGGtatggatgaggaaagtGATTCGGAGAGTAGTGTcaaaggggaagaaaagaggagggaggacGTCGTCCCCGAATTGATGTTGAGAAAGACCTGTGGCGCCACCTTTGGTCCCAACGGCCAGCTGgtctgcttcttccctaAACAAGTCACACTTCCCCGAACCCGCAACTTTTCACGGTCACCTTCAGTCACCCGAGAGAATCCTTCGCCCATGCTCAAAGCGATATCTGCTTTGACTCGCTTGCAAAACCCGCATCAGCGCGCTGTCCTCCGATACAAGCCCCGCACTCGTCGTCTCGATCCCATCTCGTCTCCCCTCCCACCTCCCGCAGGGTCCACGATGACTATCCATGACGTATCGTATCTCGGTCAGCCCAATATACACCTCGCCAAGATGTATGGCATGTCGGTAGAGGCAAACATGAGCTATGCACTGGAGGCGAAGAGACTGGATCATGCTGATGTGTGGGCGACAGTGAGGGGTATTCTCGCTGACCCCCCTCCGCCATATACTCAGTTGCCACAACTTGATGAGAAACAGGACAGGGTTCGAAGAGAAAGACTGATTTGGGAGAAAGGcatggagaggaagaagaaggtggttGATCGGCT ATTTACCAACCTTATGGCCCAAAGGGATGTCCAGATGCTGGCGCTCCTGTCCTGCATTCTTTTGGAGTATACTCGCTCTATGTATATTCCACCTGTGGCAGAGTCGGTAACCAGCCATTCACCCATGCAAGATTATTTCAACCTCCGCTTCGTTCCCCCTCGCCCGACCCTTAACATCAGCCCGGTACGACGTCGCACGGGAAGCTCGGTCATCCCCGTAAGCCCGACCAACTCGTCATCGTTCAGAACTTCGGGGTGGTCACAGATTCTCAATCCATCAGGAATCTCTTTGCGCGGTGCTCTCACTCCCAAAGAGCATACCTCTTTCAGTGACATACCCTTCTCTAGAACAGCTTTGAGTACGAGCTATGAAGAACAGTCGTCGCCGAATGGGTTGGCTGTGGCTATTCCCACATCGAAACGATCCGATAGTCCAAAGCCTATTCAGGGCGACAAAAGCAAGGTCTTCCCAACATCGTCAATGTCCCCCCCGCCAATCGTTACTCCACTTCGTAGCTCGGGTCCCGAAAAATCATTATATAGCGGTGGAGAACCACGATCTCACAAGGTGTCTTTTGGCTCGGCATCGCCCATCACCCGAGGTGGCAGATCACAGTCTTCGATTGGGTACGTAGGCGCTGGTGGTCTGGGCAGTGCGGTGACGACGGGGCCCAACACACCTGATGGCGAACGGAAAGCAGCGGTGAGAGACGGTGGAGTCAAGTTGGATTTTCCAAAGGATGAAAG CTCGACCCCGTCGTTGTTGCCTCAGGATATGTTGCCATTATGTGAAGCATGGAAGCTGTCTTATGCCGATTTCCTCCTGCGACATCATCTATTGGGTGTCAGGATGACCCTGTTGAGCTACAGGTTTATCACGAGCTCTACGTCGACAGCCGTCGATGCTGCTAGCGGAAAGAGTAGTGGTATAGTAAGAGCGGGAGTTGGAGAGACcgaaaagatggatgaaggaCAGTCAGTAATACGTG TCTGTGTACCATGTTCTGGGACACCATCAGGTACCTGTCCCAGCTGTAATAAACAACCGCAAAAGGCTGTATGCTCGTACTGTCGTGTTCCCATCAAAG GCATATCTATGGGCTGTACGATCTGTGCTCACAAATTCCACGCCAAATGTTTTCAACGCTATTTCTTATCTCCTGTTACCACTCCCATGACCTGCCCCGCCTGCTCTTGCTCGTGCCTTGCGCATAGAGGAATATCTACCCCGCTATACACGGTCGCTGCCTTGCCAAAACAAAGTCCAAACATTACCAGAGGAGGTTTTGATCGCGGGAAGATGCCATCAGAAAATGCTCCCCTTGCACGATCAAGGTCGGTTCCAAGCCAAGGTCGTCGTGGTCGGAATTCgccagaggaaggaaaaagccGGTTGACCTATGCGAGCCTTGTCAAGTTGGGTGCGATTCGCGAGAACTTTGGTTTAGGATTTGCCGATGGAGGAAGCTCAGGAACCGCAAGCGCAATGGGCTTTCATGCagatggtgatggagatgaagtATCTACCGATAGGGATAAAACAGTGAGAGAACACCGAGGCGATCACAGAGGAGATGGTTTACTGGCGCGAGCAAGGTGGGGAGGGGAAGGCTTGCTGCACTGGGGATCCACGACACACCATCAATAG